The Hemibagrus wyckioides isolate EC202008001 linkage group LG25, SWU_Hwy_1.0, whole genome shotgun sequence genome has a segment encoding these proteins:
- the xrcc3 gene encoding DNA repair protein XRCC3: MDWEKLELNAKIINALKKANVTSARKILSLPAPDLQRLLHLSDSEVQLVHTAVAALYRTVPPVTALQLTLGEFPSLEPGHRLSFACPVLDGLLSGGLPLHGITELAGESAAGKTQFGLQLSLSVQYSREHGGLGAGAVYICTEDPFPIKRLRQLITQQSRLRPDVPPALIRAIRFSDNIYIEHTADLEALQKCVTQRVRTLLERGLVRLIVVDSVAALFRSEFQADEAIERARHLLAFSAALHRLSHTYSAPVFCINQVSDVVDGPNPGRCDYGLVESKFLPALGITWANQVMVRLMLRRQERSLTLGEQTSAARRLEVVFAPHLARASCLCGVWEEGVRGITQEGIVE, from the exons ATGGACTGGGAGAAATTGGAATTGAATGCTAAGATtattaatgctttaaaaaaag cCAATGTGACCTCAGCCAGAAAGATACTGAGTCTTCCGGCTCCTGATCTGCAGAGACTCCTTCACCTGTCCGACTCTGAGGTCCAGCTCGTGCACACTGCAGTGGCCGCTCTCTACCGCACAGTCCCACCTGTCACAG CTTTACAGCTGACACTTGGAGAATTTCCCTCTCTGGAGCCGGGACATAGGCTTTCGTTCGCCTGTCCTGTTTTGGATGGTCTCTTAAGCGGTGGACTTCCACTGCATGGGATAACAGAGTTAGCAGGTGAAAGTGCTGCTGGAAAAACCCAGTTCGGTCTTCAGCTCTCATTGTCTGTCCAGTATTCACGCGAGCATGGGGGACTCGGGGCAG GAGCTGTATATATCTGCACCGAAGACCCTTTTCCCATCAAAAGGTTGAGGCAGCTAATTACCCAGCAGTCGCGGCTTCGTCCAGATGTTCCCCCGGCTCTGATCCGTGCCATCCGCTTCAGTGACAACATCTACATCGAACACACTGCAGACCTG GAAGCCCTGCAGAAGTGTGTGACACAGCGAGTGCGCACGCTACTGGAGCGAGGTCTAGTGCGCCTCATTGTGGTGGACTCGGTGGCTGCTCTGTTTCGTAGTGAGTTCCAGGCTGATGAGGCCATAGAGAGAGCACGTCACCTACTGGCCTTCTCCGCCGCACTGCACCGACTCAGCCATACATATAGTGCACCTGTCTTCTGCATTAaccag GTGTCAGATGTTGTAGATGGACCAAACCCAGGCCGCTGTGATTACGG GCTGGTGGAAAGTAAGTTTCTCCCTGCTCTGGGTATTACTTGGGCCAATCAGGTGATGGTGCGTCTGATGCTGAGGAGACAGGAACGCTCTTTAACATTAGGGGAGCAGACTAGCGCTGCACGCAGATTAGAGGTGGTTTTTGCTCCTCACCTGGCTCGAGCAAGCTGCCTGTGTGGAGTCTGGGAAGAAGGAGTTAGAGGAATCACACAAGAAGGAATTGTGGAATAA